A region of Salinibacter sp. 10B DNA encodes the following proteins:
- a CDS encoding thiolase family protein, which yields MRDVYIASAVRSPIGRFGGALKDHSPVDLAAPVMEAALDRADVEGEALDLYIFGNVLRAGHGQLVPRQAALQAGIPESIDGYAVDMVCASSMMSIMNAATKIKAGEADLILTGGTESMSDAGFYLDSGARWGYTMAPRGETVQDIMHRDGLTDPMSGEAMGVQTERLCAELDVARDTLDEVAAMSQQRAAQATEDGGFDDEITPVEYETRGGTETLTTDEGIRPDTTADGLANLSPVFQEDGVLTAGNSSQISDGAAAMLLASAEAVETHGLTPLAKVGTGQWSAGAPYRFPEAPIPAVQQVLEDTNTTIEDFDLFENNEAFALNNVLFHRELGVPYDKLNVHGGAIALGHPIGASGTRIVVTLLHALREHEGTRGLAAICHGTGGGVALPIERSA from the coding sequence ATGCGTGATGTCTATATCGCCAGTGCCGTTCGTTCTCCCATCGGCCGCTTCGGAGGCGCCCTGAAAGACCATTCGCCCGTCGATCTTGCCGCTCCGGTAATGGAGGCCGCGCTCGACCGCGCCGATGTGGAGGGAGAGGCCCTTGACCTCTACATCTTTGGCAATGTGCTCCGCGCCGGGCACGGCCAGCTGGTGCCCCGGCAGGCGGCACTGCAGGCCGGCATCCCGGAGAGCATTGACGGATACGCCGTCGACATGGTGTGTGCGTCCAGCATGATGTCGATTATGAACGCGGCCACGAAGATCAAGGCCGGAGAAGCAGATCTAATCTTGACGGGGGGCACCGAGTCAATGTCGGATGCCGGGTTTTATCTCGATTCGGGGGCGCGATGGGGATACACCATGGCTCCGCGAGGCGAGACTGTGCAGGACATCATGCACCGCGATGGACTCACCGATCCGATGAGTGGAGAGGCCATGGGCGTGCAGACGGAACGGCTCTGTGCAGAGCTGGACGTGGCCCGCGACACGCTTGATGAGGTGGCTGCGATGTCGCAGCAACGGGCGGCCCAGGCGACCGAGGACGGGGGCTTCGACGACGAGATTACACCAGTAGAGTACGAGACCCGCGGCGGGACCGAAACCCTCACTACAGACGAAGGCATTCGGCCCGACACAACGGCGGACGGACTTGCGAATCTCAGTCCCGTGTTCCAGGAGGACGGAGTGCTTACGGCCGGCAATAGCAGTCAGATTTCCGATGGAGCGGCGGCAATGCTGCTGGCGAGTGCTGAGGCGGTGGAGACGCACGGCCTTACGCCGCTGGCAAAGGTCGGCACCGGACAGTGGTCGGCGGGCGCGCCCTACCGTTTTCCAGAGGCCCCCATTCCGGCCGTTCAGCAGGTGCTGGAGGACACCAACACGACGATTGAGGACTTCGACCTCTTCGAGAACAACGAAGCGTTCGCGCTCAATAACGTCCTATTTCATCGCGAACTGGGCGTGCCGTACGACAAACTCAACGTCCACGGCGGGGCCATTGCACTGGGGCATCCCATCGGGGCGTCTGGCACACGCATTGTCGTGACGCTCCTCCATGCCCTGCGCGAGCATGAGGGGACGCGTGGCCTCGCGGCCATTTGTCATGGTACAGGGGGTGGGGTTGCGCTTCCCATTGAGCGGTCTGCGTAG
- a CDS encoding CPBP family intramembrane glutamic endopeptidase, whose translation MSTLSSRPLSPQQNDEATPQSRIWNPTPLGRLYLGLECAALYVGLPIFLYLERQLLDTWLTFILLLLAAGCTALLLRDGSFQRRHLWNRASFRTHLRRTLCWFLPGALVVGTVFALARPDLWFTFPRVHPEAWLLIVVTYPILSAYPQEIIFRAFFFHRYHALFPSRWGKITASALTFGFAHIVFANWLAPAMTVIMGLQFSLTYARTESTLQVAVEHGLWGLYAFTVGLGWFVYSGAL comes from the coding sequence ATGAGCACACTGTCCTCTCGCCCCCTCTCCCCACAGCAGAACGATGAGGCAACGCCCCAGAGTCGAATCTGGAACCCAACCCCTCTCGGTCGACTGTACCTTGGACTCGAGTGTGCGGCGTTATATGTGGGACTCCCGATTTTTCTCTACCTGGAACGCCAACTCCTCGACACCTGGCTGACATTTATCCTCCTCCTGCTCGCTGCTGGCTGCACGGCTCTACTCCTGCGGGACGGCAGCTTCCAGCGCCGTCATCTGTGGAACCGGGCGTCCTTCCGAACCCACCTGCGTCGAACTCTGTGCTGGTTCCTTCCTGGTGCTCTCGTGGTGGGGACAGTCTTTGCTCTCGCGCGCCCCGATCTCTGGTTCACCTTTCCCCGGGTCCACCCCGAAGCGTGGCTCTTAATTGTCGTTACGTACCCCATCTTGTCGGCCTATCCCCAGGAAATTATCTTTCGGGCCTTCTTCTTTCACCGATACCATGCTCTTTTCCCAAGCCGGTGGGGAAAAATCACCGCGAGTGCCCTCACCTTTGGCTTCGCCCACATCGTGTTCGCAAACTGGCTCGCCCCGGCGATGACAGTCATCATGGGACTTCAATTTTCCCTCACCTACGCCCGGACTGAATCGACGCTCCAAGTCGCGGTCGAGCACGGGCTCTGGGGCCTCTACGCCTTTACCGTGGGGCTGGGATGGTTTGTCTACAGCGGCGCACTCTGA